One part of the Corynebacterium aurimucosum ATCC 700975 genome encodes these proteins:
- a CDS encoding potassium channel family protein, producing MFSALRREKTSINIPPVVVIGMGRFGSSLARELMEHGVEVLGIDAEEKHVREHAAYLTEAVTADTTDAEALRQLGVDEVERVVVAIGSDLEDSILTASNLVELGVGDIWAKADSDAHARILRQLGVHHVIRPERDTGRRVAHLLGGRFEDFAEIATDYGVTAMTPPASISKGPLNLHQVWEEHNVQLISRCEGPGQWHPLIDGTELTHRDLIVVAGSPADLEAFSQS from the coding sequence ATGTTCAGCGCCCTGCGGCGCGAGAAGACGTCCATCAATATTCCGCCGGTCGTCGTCATTGGCATGGGCCGGTTCGGTTCTTCCCTGGCCCGAGAGCTGATGGAACACGGCGTGGAGGTTCTTGGCATCGACGCCGAGGAGAAGCACGTGCGCGAACACGCCGCGTACCTCACCGAGGCGGTGACCGCGGATACCACCGACGCCGAGGCCCTCCGCCAGCTGGGCGTTGATGAAGTAGAGCGCGTGGTGGTGGCCATCGGCTCCGATCTGGAGGATTCCATCCTTACGGCCTCCAACCTCGTGGAGCTGGGCGTGGGCGATATCTGGGCCAAGGCAGATTCGGATGCGCACGCCCGCATCCTGCGCCAACTGGGAGTGCACCACGTGATCCGCCCGGAGCGCGATACGGGTCGCCGCGTGGCGCACCTGTTGGGCGGGCGCTTCGAGGATTTTGCGGAAATCGCCACCGACTATGGCGTGACGGCGATGACCCCGCCGGCGTCGATAAGCAAGGGTCCTCTCAACCTTCACCAGGTGTGGGAGGAACACAACGTCCAGCTCATCTCCCGTTGCGAGGGGCCCGGCCAGTGGCACCCGCTTATCGACGGCACCGAGCTCACCCACCGCGACCTCATCGTCGTCGCCGGCAGCCCTGCGGATCTGGAGGCCTTCTCGCAGTCCTAG
- a CDS encoding TrkH family potassium uptake protein has translation MKRGHFLGPARLTAVGFVLLILVGTVLLMLPISANVPQWTPFLPALFTATSAVSLTGLVVEDTGTYWTPFGQVVIITLIQLGGLGIMSLASLSGMLLTGRISFKARRTIAAEGRAVAFGGIRRALVLTLVMTLICEAIVAVFIGVRLATEHGVAPGRAAWEGAFHAISAFNNAGFSTYSDSVISFAADGWILLPLAFALIIGGLGYPMLAEFVRRARARLTRWRGGTPRIHRMSMTARMTLGATAFLLLGGTVVFFLSEGSGVLHGMPLGQKLINAFFMSASPRTAGFNAIDYGEAHPLTLMVTDILMFIGGGSAGTAGGIKVTTACVLGAAMISEFLGREDTSIGHRRLPLSTFRQALALTAAGMIVVAVGVATLRIWDPEFTADQVTFEVMSAFATVGLSTGITASLSAPSQLMLCLIMYVGRVGPTTFVAALAARTVSLRYRYPEERPFIG, from the coding sequence GTGAAACGCGGTCATTTCCTGGGCCCTGCTCGGCTCACCGCCGTGGGCTTCGTCCTGCTCATCCTCGTGGGAACGGTACTTCTTATGCTGCCGATTTCCGCCAACGTTCCGCAGTGGACTCCGTTCCTGCCAGCGCTGTTTACGGCTACCTCAGCGGTCTCTTTGACGGGTCTCGTGGTAGAGGACACCGGTACCTATTGGACGCCCTTCGGCCAGGTGGTCATTATTACGCTCATCCAGCTGGGCGGCCTCGGCATCATGAGTTTGGCATCGCTGTCGGGCATGCTGTTGACCGGCCGCATCAGCTTCAAAGCCCGCCGAACCATCGCTGCGGAGGGCCGCGCCGTGGCCTTCGGCGGCATTCGCCGCGCACTCGTGCTCACCTTGGTCATGACCCTGATCTGCGAGGCCATCGTCGCTGTGTTCATCGGCGTGCGCCTAGCCACCGAGCACGGTGTAGCACCTGGGCGTGCAGCGTGGGAAGGAGCGTTCCACGCCATTTCGGCCTTCAATAACGCAGGGTTTAGTACCTATTCGGACAGCGTTATCTCCTTCGCGGCTGATGGCTGGATTCTTCTTCCCCTTGCCTTCGCCCTGATCATCGGTGGCTTGGGTTATCCCATGCTGGCGGAGTTCGTGCGACGGGCCCGCGCACGGCTAACGCGGTGGCGCGGCGGCACGCCGCGCATTCACCGTATGTCCATGACCGCCCGGATGACGTTGGGCGCCACCGCGTTCTTGTTGCTGGGTGGCACCGTGGTCTTCTTCCTCTCCGAGGGCTCCGGTGTGCTGCATGGGATGCCGTTGGGCCAGAAGCTGATCAACGCCTTCTTCATGAGCGCTTCGCCCCGAACGGCCGGTTTCAATGCCATCGACTACGGGGAAGCGCACCCGTTGACGCTGATGGTGACGGACATCTTGATGTTCATCGGCGGCGGCTCCGCCGGTACGGCGGGTGGCATCAAGGTGACTACCGCATGCGTTCTGGGCGCGGCGATGATTTCTGAATTCTTGGGTCGGGAAGACACCTCCATCGGGCACCGTCGCCTGCCGCTGTCCACGTTTCGCCAGGCCCTCGCGCTGACGGCCGCCGGAATGATCGTCGTTGCCGTAGGCGTGGCGACGCTGCGCATCTGGGACCCCGAGTTCACCGCGGACCAGGTCACTTTCGAAGTCATGTCCGCCTTCGCCACCGTGGGTTTGTCCACGGGTATTACCGCAAGTTTGTCCGCACCATCGCAGCTCATGCTGTGTCTCATCATGTACGTTGGCCGCGTAGGACCCACCACCTTCGTGGCGGCACTGGCCGCCCGGACCGTCAGCCTGCGCTACCGCTACCCAGAAGAAAGGCCGTTCATTGGCTAA
- a CDS encoding YidH family protein translates to MTKARFPGSVYGTGEEPDPRFSMANERTFLAWIRTSLAFIAGGVALETFELPLNTTLTRVVSVIMLIVAIVLPAVAWFHWGASERAMRHARPLPASPALALIVGVVIIIGLMILVGELLA, encoded by the coding sequence ATGACGAAGGCACGTTTCCCAGGCTCGGTGTATGGAACAGGGGAGGAACCCGACCCGCGCTTCAGCATGGCCAATGAGCGCACCTTTCTGGCGTGGATCCGCACGTCCTTGGCCTTTATCGCCGGTGGTGTGGCGCTGGAGACCTTCGAGCTGCCGCTGAACACCACGCTGACTCGCGTCGTCTCCGTCATCATGCTGATCGTGGCCATCGTCCTGCCGGCGGTGGCGTGGTTTCACTGGGGTGCCTCTGAGCGTGCGATGCGCCATGCGCGTCCGCTCCCGGCAAGCCCGGCGTTGGCGTTAATTGTTGGTGTGGTCATCATCATTGGCCTGATGATTCTGGTGGGCGAGCTGCTAGCGTGA